In Arachis hypogaea cultivar Tifrunner chromosome 17, arahy.Tifrunner.gnm2.J5K5, whole genome shotgun sequence, a single window of DNA contains:
- the LOC112764524 gene encoding uncharacterized protein isoform X4, with translation MLKKTKIGDPNITRSEDYIIEYLDNLLYSLSLSLSLSVSVSPPNTTIEIQINSSSNLEVHKRGGYSKNKRKVDEDWTDRYTSLSNREVRSSAYAGTSLHNVDVDTTSGMEAAARNISLEQPHKTMENSKSLAFRPRVNNAESIHEKGKTKLQTQDDRPLLLNKEIYKEDKRHARMERSLKIAKKRKSSGNANCAEKYHRTLISDDKGTLINREKCDGRCQKYAMAAGSQQPLIPQAKARHARMERALKLANKKLNKVSQTQIGTNYTITSSKSTMDWTPMKDSRDGAKHVLICEPITDAKNNVPATMEGRTISYNSVDTNMPIQGAGDHSIFSSGRASQRTKSGKKTSQRANRHVNSGEQTNMDFAEYLHMGYAMYECEHCAALFWYDERSNKNYNTADPKFNLCCKGGQVQLPHLPEAPNVLYELLFNNTPKSKHFRDNIRSYNSMFQFTSMGAKIDRGLNTSRGPPTFTLFGENYHLMGSLIPPEGNVAKFAQLYVFDTLNEIKNRLAAIRGEDKKEIHEDIVRDLKKMLDERNVLVKAFRMVKDSVVKDSNTTVKLRLIGKREKDGRRYNLPSTDEVAALIVGDFDIDKTDRDIVVETQSGRLQRINQLNPAYLGLQYPLLFPFGEDGYKEDIPLNKRYQNGGKGRQEVSMREFFAFRIQERLFDGSPLLYSRRLFQQFLVDGYSMIESSRLNYIRLEQEKFRCEMYKGIKEAVLSGETTPSSRGKRIVLPSSFTGGPRYMIQNYQDAMAICKAVGYPDLFITFTCNPKWPEVEDFLKNRELNAEDRPDIVCRAFKAKLDILIKDIRANKIFGKVCAVVYTIEFQKRGLPHAHILLFLHKDDKYPTAEDIDKIISAEIPDKELDPEYYEAVEKHMMHGPCGMARKDSPCMENGKCIRRFPKRFVEYSTVDDDGYPVYRRREDGRTINKSGVDLDNRYVVPHNRLLLMRYGAHINVEWCNQSRSIKYLFKYVNNGHDRVTASFYKSATENADLDEHDEVSMYYDCRYISPCEAAWRIFGYNIHYRDPSVVRLGFHLPNEQNVVFKDHENLDDVLRETSVKESMFLGWFQANKDYTEARTLTYAELPTKFVWKAKERVWLPRKTHFVIGRIFYVPLGSGERYYLRLLLNFVKGPTSFEDIRTIDDVVYATFKDACYARGLLENEKEYIEAIEEASHWGSGTYLRKLFATLLFSNSMDTPEHVWQKTWTLLCDDILHRQRTLLDNSDLVLTEDELKELTLIEIEKILNSYNKSLRDFPPMSILDMSQLNNQVYVDGMNRLICDELRYDRRQLALDHASYMQQLTDEQRVVYEQVIQAVQSGKGGVFFLYGYGGTGKTFVWKTLASALRSRSQVVLTVASSGIASLLLPGGRTAHSRFAIPLNLDECSTCNIKQGSALADLLIKTKLIIWDEAPMVNRFCIEALDRTMRDILRFSNPNSLDQPFGGKTVVFGGDFRQILPVIPKGTRQEIVNATINSSYIWDSCKLLSLTKNMRLKAGDSHTNSSELKEFGDWILGIGDGSHGTPRDCGERIEIPEDILVKDWDDPIETICKVTYPELFCGKNIDEHIEDRAILAPTLQIVDEINNYMMSLNSTEAQTYYSSDKACPTESNNDLLASIHTPEFLNTIRCSGIPNHELTLKVGTPIMLLRNIDHFAGLCNGTRLVVTRLGKHIIEACSKVGKNKGQKVFIPRMTLSPSDHRIPFKFQRRQFPIMVSYAMTINKSQGQSLSKVGLLLKKPVFTHGQLYVAASRVTNRQGLKILLCHDANNRTETDNVVFKEVFRNVC, from the exons tctctgtctctcagtctcagtctttcagtctctgtctctccaccaaacactacTATAGAGATCCAAATCAACTCAAGCAGCAATCTTGAAG TTCATAAAAGGGGAGGCTACTCTAAGAATAAGAGGAAGGTGGATGAAGACTGGACCGACAGATACACAAGTCTATCAAACAGAGAAGTGAGAAGTTCTGCATATGCTGGAACCAGCCTACATAATGTAGACGTTGACACTACATCAG GTATGGAAGCAGCTGCTCGAAATATTTCATTGGAACAGCCACATAAGACTATGGAGAACAGCAAAAGTCTTGCTTTTAGACCAAGGGTTAACAATGCAGAGTCCATACACGAAAAGGGAAAGACCAAATTACAAACACAGGATGACCGTCCACTTTTGCTGAACAAAGAAATTTACAAGG AGGACAAAAGGCATGCTAGGATGGAACGATCGTTGAAGATAGCTAAGAAGAGGAAGTCCTCAG GTAATGCAAATTGTGCGGAAAAGTATCATAGAACATTGATATCAGATGATAAGGGAACGTTAATCAACCGAGAAAAATGTGATGGAAGATGTCAGAAATATGCAATGGCAGCAGGAAGCCAACAACCACTAATCCCACAAGCAAAAG CAAGACATGCTAGGATGGAAAGAGCACTCAAATTAGCTAACAAGAAGCTAAACAAAGTATCTCAGACTCAAATAG GAACAAATTATACAATTACATCCAGCAAATCTACCATGGATTGGACTCCAATGAAAG ATTCAAGGGATGGTGCAAAACATGTCCTTATATGTGAACCAATCACAGATGCCAAAAATAATGTTCCAGCCACAATGGAAGGGAGAACTATTTCATATAATTCCGTGGACACCAATATGCCAATACAAG GTGCTGGTGATCACAGTATATTTAGTAGTGGTAGAGCATCACAGAGAACAAAATCAG GTAAGAAGACATCCCAAAGGGCTAATAGACACGTAAATTCTGGTGAACAAACAAATATGG ATTTTGCAGAGTATTTGCACATGGGATATGCAATGTATGAATGTGAACATTGTGCTGCTCTCTTTTGGTACGATGAGAGGTCAAATAAAAATTACAACACAGCGGATCCTAAGTTCAATTTATGTTGTAAAGGAGGGCAGGTGCAACTTCCACACCTACCAGAAGCCCCTAACGTGTTGTATGAGTTGTTGTTCAATAATACTCCCAAGAGCAAGCATTTTCGAGATAACATCAGATCATATAATAGCATGTTCCAGTTCACATCGATGGGTGCAAAGATAGATCGTGGTTTAAATACTTCCAGAGGTCCTCCTACATTTACACTTTTTGGGGAGAACTATCATTTAATGGGAAGTCTCATACCGCCAGAAGGAAACGTGGCAAAGTTTGCCCAATTGTATGTTTTTGATACACTAAATGAGATCAAAAACCGCTTGGCTGCTATCCG GGGTGAAGATAAAAAAGAAATACATGAAGACATTGTGAGAGACTTAAAGAAGATGCTAGATGAGAGAAATGTATTGGTGAAGGCGTTTCGCATGGTTAAGGATTCGGTCGTTAAAGATTCAAATACCACAGTCAAGCTCAGATTAATCGGCAAAAGAGAAAAAGATGGTAGAAGATACAACTTGCCTTCAACAGATGAGGTCGCCGCATTAATTGTGGGTGACTTTGATATAGATAAGACTGATAGGGATATTGTCGTCGAGACTCAAAGTGGAAGATTACAAAGGATCAACCAACTCAACCCAGCTTACCTGGGATTACAATATCCTTTGTTATTTCCTTTTGGAGAGGATGGATACAAAGAAGATATACCTCTCAATAAACGTTATCAAAATGGTGGGAAAGGGCGCCAGGAGGTGTCAATGAGAGAATTCTTTGCATTTAGAATACAAGAAAGGTTATTTGATGGTTCCCCGTTGTTATATTCAAGGCGACTCTTCCAGCAATTTTTGGTTGATGGGTATTCGATGATTGAATCCTCTAGGTTAAACTATATAAGGCTTGAACAGGAGAAATTCAGATGTGAGATGTACAAAGGAATAAAAGAAGCAGTTTTGAGTGGGGAAACAACACCGTCATCGCGCGGCAAACGTATTGTATTGCCTTCATCATTTACAGGAGGGCCAAGGTACATGATTCAAAACTATCAGGATGCAATGGCAATTTGTAAGGCGGTGGGTTATCCAGACCTCTTTATTACATTCACATGCAATCCTAAGTGGCCTGAGGTGGAAGACTTCCTTAAGAATAGAGAATTAAATGCAGAAGATAGACCTGACATAGTTTGCAGAGCATTCAAGGCTAAACTGGATATATTGATTAAAGACATCCGAGCAAACAAAATTTTTGGCAAAGTTTGTGCAG TTGTATACACCATCGAAtttcaaaaaagaggactacCACATGCACATATACTATTGTTCTTACATAAGGATGACAAGTATCCAACTGCTGAGGACATTGATAAAATCATCTCAGCTGAGATACCGGATAAGGAGTTAGATCCTGAATACTATGAAGCTGTGGAGAAGCACATGATGCACGGTCCATGTGGGATGGCTAGGAAAGATTCACCATGTATGGAGAATGGTAAGTGTATACGTCGCTTCCCCAAGAGATTCGTTGAGTACTCAACTGTCGATGATGATGGGTATCCAGTCTACAGACGCAGGGAAGATGGAAGGACTATAAACAAGTCTGGAGTTGATCTTGATAATCGATATGTGGTTCCACATAACAGGCTACTATTGATGAGATATGGGGCTCACATAAATGTTGAGTGGTGTAACCAATCAAGATCAATTAAGTATTTGTTCAAGTACGTTAATAATGGCCATGATCGTGTAACAGCTTCGTTCTACAAGAGTGCCACAGAGAATGCTGACCTGGACGAACACGACGAAGTCAGCATGTACTATGATTGCAGGTACATATCTCCCTGTGAGGCCGCCTGGAGAATCTTTGGTTATAACATACATTATAGAGATCCATCAGTGGTAAGACTAGGGTTTCATTTACCCAATGAACAAAACGTGGTATTTAAAGACCATGAAAACCTTGATGATGTGCTGAGAGAAACATCCGTGAAGGAATCCATGTTCCTAGGATGGTTTCAAGCAAACAAGGATTATACAGAAGCAAGAACACTGACGTATGCAGAGCTCCCCACTAAGTTTGTATGGAAGGCAAAAGAAAGAGTATGGTTGCCCCGAAAAACACATTTTGTGATTGGAAGAATTTTCTATGTGCCTCTAGGATCAGGTGAAAGATATTATTTAAGGCTTCTACTCAATTTCGTCAAGGGACCAACTTCTTTTGAGGATATCAGGACTATAGATGATGTGGTCTATGCTACTTTCAAAGACGCCTGTTATGCACGTGGCCTTTTAGAAAATGAAAAGGAATATATTGAGGCGATCGAGGAAGCCAGCCATTGGGGTTCAGGAACATATTTGAGAAAACTCTTTGCGACACTTTTGTTTTCAAATTCGATGGATACACCAGAACATGTTTGGCAAAAGACATGGACTCTATTATGTGATGACATACTTCATAGGCAGCGAACACTTCTGGACAATTCAG ATTTAGTCCTTACTGAAGATGAGTTGAAGGAGTTGACACTAATAGAAATTGAAAAAATTCTGAACAGCTATAACAAGAGTCTTAGGGATTTTCCACCGATGTCAATTCTGGATATGAGTCAACTTAATAATCAAGTGTATGTTGATGGGATGAATAGGCTAATTTGTGATGAGCTCCGATATGATAGAAGACAACTAGCTTTAGATCATGCTTCTTACATGCAACAACTAACTGACGAGCAAAGAGTTGTGTATGAGCAAGTCATACAAGCAGTTCAAAGCGGCAAAGGGGGCGTATTCTTTTTGTATGGTTACGGTGGAACAGGAAAAACTTTTGTTTGGAAGACATTAGCATCTGCACTGAGATCAAGATCACAAGTTGTACTAACTGTTGCATCAAGTGGGATTGCATCTCTTTTACTACCCGGTGGACGGACAGCACACTCACGATTTGCAATCCCACTCAATTTAGATGAATGCTCAACATGCAATATAAAACAGGGCAGCGCATTAGCTGATTTGTTAATAAAGACTAAGCTAATTATTTGGGATGAGGCTCCTATGGTGAATAGATTTTGTATTGAGGCACTTGACAGGACAATGCGTGATATATTAAGATTCAGCAATCCAAACAGCCTTGATCAGCCTTTTGGAGGGAAGACAGTGGTCTTCGGTGGTGACTTTCGACAAATTCTCCCAGTAATTCCTAAAGGGACTAGACAAGAAATTGTTAACGCCACTATAAACTCATCGTACATATGGGATAGTTGCAAGCTGTTGTCATTGACCAAAAACATGCGATTGAAAGCAGGTGACTCCCACACAAACTCATCCGAGTTAAAAGAGTTTGGTGACTGGATACTAGGTATTGGTGATGGTAGCCACGGAACACCAAGAGATTGTGGTGAGAGGATTGAAATCCCAGAAGACATCCTGGTTAAGGATTGGGATGACCCAATAGAGACGATCTGTAAGGTAACATATCCAGAACTATTTTGCGGGAAAAATATTGATGAACATATTGAAGATAGAGCGATACTAGCACCAACATTGCAAATAGTTGATGAGATAAACAACTACATGATGAGCTTAAATTCTACTGAAGCACAAACATATTACAGCTCAGACAAGGCATGCCCAACAGAATCCAACAATGACTTATTGGCATCCATACACACACCAGAATTCCTAAACACAATCAGATGTTCAGGAATTCCAAATCATGAGTTGACATTAAAGGTTGGAACCCCTATAATGTTACTGAGGAATATAGACCATTTTGCAGGATTGTGCAATGGTACCCGCCTGGTTGTCACTAGGCTTGGGAAACACATCATTGAAGCATGTAGCAAGGTTGGAAAGAACAAAGGTCAGAAGGTGTTTATTCCTAGGATGACTCTAAGCCCATCGGATCATCGAATTCCATTCAAGTTCCAACGGAGACAGTTTCCTATAATGGTGTCTTACGCAATGACTATA
- the LOC112764524 gene encoding uncharacterized protein isoform X5, with product MLKKTKIGDPNITRSEDYIIEYLDNLLYSLSLSLSLSVSVSPPNTTIEIQINSSSNLEVHKRGGYSKNKRKVDEDWTDRYTSLSNREVRSSAYAGTSLHNVDVDTTSGMEAAARNISLEQPHKTMENSKSLAFRPRVNNAESIHEKGKTKLQTQDDRPLLLNKEIYKEDKRHARMERSLKIAKKRKSSGNANCAEKYHRTLISDDKGTLINREKCDGRCQKYAMAAGSQQPLIPQAKARHARMERALKLANKKLNKVSQTQIGTNYTITSSKSTMDWTPMKDSRDGAKHVLICEPITDAKNNVPATMEGRTISYNSVDTNMPIQGAGDHSIFSSGRASQRTKSGKKTSQRANRHVNSGEQTNMEYLHMGYAMYECEHCAALFWYDERSNKNYNTADPKFNLCCKGGQVQLPHLPEAPNVLYELLFNNTPKSKHFRDNIRSYNSMFQFTSMGAKIDRGLNTSRGPPTFTLFGENYHLMGSLIPPEGNVAKFAQLYVFDTLNEIKNRLAAIRGEDKKEIHEDIVRDLKKMLDERNVLVKAFRMVKDSVVKDSNTTVKLRLIGKREKDGRRYNLPSTDEVAALIVGDFDIDKTDRDIVVETQSGRLQRINQLNPAYLGLQYPLLFPFGEDGYKEDIPLNKRYQNGGKGRQEVSMREFFAFRIQERLFDGSPLLYSRRLFQQFLVDGYSMIESSRLNYIRLEQEKFRCEMYKGIKEAVLSGETTPSSRGKRIVLPSSFTGGPRYMIQNYQDAMAICKAVGYPDLFITFTCNPKWPEVEDFLKNRELNAEDRPDIVCRAFKAKLDILIKDIRANKIFGKVCAVVYTIEFQKRGLPHAHILLFLHKDDKYPTAEDIDKIISAEIPDKELDPEYYEAVEKHMMHGPCGMARKDSPCMENGKCIRRFPKRFVEYSTVDDDGYPVYRRREDGRTINKSGVDLDNRYVVPHNRLLLMRYGAHINVEWCNQSRSIKYLFKYVNNGHDRVTASFYKSATENADLDEHDEVSMYYDCRYISPCEAAWRIFGYNIHYRDPSVVRLGFHLPNEQNVVFKDHENLDDVLRETSVKESMFLGWFQANKDYTEARTLTYAELPTKFVWKAKERVWLPRKTHFVIGRIFYVPLGSGERYYLRLLLNFVKGPTSFEDIRTIDDVVYATFKDACYARGLLENEKEYIEAIEEASHWGSGTYLRKLFATLLFSNSMDTPEHVWQKTWTLLCDDILHRQRTLLDNSDLVLTEDELKELTLIEIEKILNSYNKSLRDFPPMSILDMSQLNNQVYVDGMNRLICDELRYDRRQLALDHASYMQQLTDEQRVVYEQVIQAVQSGKGGVFFLYGYGGTGKTFVWKTLASALRSRSQVVLTVASSGIASLLLPGGRTAHSRFAIPLNLDECSTCNIKQGSALADLLIKTKLIIWDEAPMVNRFCIEALDRTMRDILRFSNPNSLDQPFGGKTVVFGGDFRQILPVIPKGTRQEIVNATINSSYIWDSCKLLSLTKNMRLKAGDSHTNSSELKEFGDWILGIGDGSHGTPRDCGERIEIPEDILVKDWDDPIETICKVTYPELFCGKNIDEHIEDRAILAPTLQIVDEINNYMMSLNSTEAQTYYSSDKACPTESNNDLLASIHTPEFLNTIRCSGIPNHELTLKVGTPIMLLRNIDHFAGLCNGTRLVVTRLGKHIIEACSKVGKNKGQKVFIPRMTLSPSDHRIPFKFQRRQFPIMVSYAMTINKSQGQSLSKVGLLLKKPVFTHGQLYVAASRVTNRQGLKILLCHDANNRTETDNVVFKEVFRNVC from the exons tctctgtctctcagtctcagtctttcagtctctgtctctccaccaaacactacTATAGAGATCCAAATCAACTCAAGCAGCAATCTTGAAG TTCATAAAAGGGGAGGCTACTCTAAGAATAAGAGGAAGGTGGATGAAGACTGGACCGACAGATACACAAGTCTATCAAACAGAGAAGTGAGAAGTTCTGCATATGCTGGAACCAGCCTACATAATGTAGACGTTGACACTACATCAG GTATGGAAGCAGCTGCTCGAAATATTTCATTGGAACAGCCACATAAGACTATGGAGAACAGCAAAAGTCTTGCTTTTAGACCAAGGGTTAACAATGCAGAGTCCATACACGAAAAGGGAAAGACCAAATTACAAACACAGGATGACCGTCCACTTTTGCTGAACAAAGAAATTTACAAGG AGGACAAAAGGCATGCTAGGATGGAACGATCGTTGAAGATAGCTAAGAAGAGGAAGTCCTCAG GTAATGCAAATTGTGCGGAAAAGTATCATAGAACATTGATATCAGATGATAAGGGAACGTTAATCAACCGAGAAAAATGTGATGGAAGATGTCAGAAATATGCAATGGCAGCAGGAAGCCAACAACCACTAATCCCACAAGCAAAAG CAAGACATGCTAGGATGGAAAGAGCACTCAAATTAGCTAACAAGAAGCTAAACAAAGTATCTCAGACTCAAATAG GAACAAATTATACAATTACATCCAGCAAATCTACCATGGATTGGACTCCAATGAAAG ATTCAAGGGATGGTGCAAAACATGTCCTTATATGTGAACCAATCACAGATGCCAAAAATAATGTTCCAGCCACAATGGAAGGGAGAACTATTTCATATAATTCCGTGGACACCAATATGCCAATACAAG GTGCTGGTGATCACAGTATATTTAGTAGTGGTAGAGCATCACAGAGAACAAAATCAG GTAAGAAGACATCCCAAAGGGCTAATAGACACGTAAATTCTGGTGAACAAACAAATATGG AGTATTTGCACATGGGATATGCAATGTATGAATGTGAACATTGTGCTGCTCTCTTTTGGTACGATGAGAGGTCAAATAAAAATTACAACACAGCGGATCCTAAGTTCAATTTATGTTGTAAAGGAGGGCAGGTGCAACTTCCACACCTACCAGAAGCCCCTAACGTGTTGTATGAGTTGTTGTTCAATAATACTCCCAAGAGCAAGCATTTTCGAGATAACATCAGATCATATAATAGCATGTTCCAGTTCACATCGATGGGTGCAAAGATAGATCGTGGTTTAAATACTTCCAGAGGTCCTCCTACATTTACACTTTTTGGGGAGAACTATCATTTAATGGGAAGTCTCATACCGCCAGAAGGAAACGTGGCAAAGTTTGCCCAATTGTATGTTTTTGATACACTAAATGAGATCAAAAACCGCTTGGCTGCTATCCG GGGTGAAGATAAAAAAGAAATACATGAAGACATTGTGAGAGACTTAAAGAAGATGCTAGATGAGAGAAATGTATTGGTGAAGGCGTTTCGCATGGTTAAGGATTCGGTCGTTAAAGATTCAAATACCACAGTCAAGCTCAGATTAATCGGCAAAAGAGAAAAAGATGGTAGAAGATACAACTTGCCTTCAACAGATGAGGTCGCCGCATTAATTGTGGGTGACTTTGATATAGATAAGACTGATAGGGATATTGTCGTCGAGACTCAAAGTGGAAGATTACAAAGGATCAACCAACTCAACCCAGCTTACCTGGGATTACAATATCCTTTGTTATTTCCTTTTGGAGAGGATGGATACAAAGAAGATATACCTCTCAATAAACGTTATCAAAATGGTGGGAAAGGGCGCCAGGAGGTGTCAATGAGAGAATTCTTTGCATTTAGAATACAAGAAAGGTTATTTGATGGTTCCCCGTTGTTATATTCAAGGCGACTCTTCCAGCAATTTTTGGTTGATGGGTATTCGATGATTGAATCCTCTAGGTTAAACTATATAAGGCTTGAACAGGAGAAATTCAGATGTGAGATGTACAAAGGAATAAAAGAAGCAGTTTTGAGTGGGGAAACAACACCGTCATCGCGCGGCAAACGTATTGTATTGCCTTCATCATTTACAGGAGGGCCAAGGTACATGATTCAAAACTATCAGGATGCAATGGCAATTTGTAAGGCGGTGGGTTATCCAGACCTCTTTATTACATTCACATGCAATCCTAAGTGGCCTGAGGTGGAAGACTTCCTTAAGAATAGAGAATTAAATGCAGAAGATAGACCTGACATAGTTTGCAGAGCATTCAAGGCTAAACTGGATATATTGATTAAAGACATCCGAGCAAACAAAATTTTTGGCAAAGTTTGTGCAG TTGTATACACCATCGAAtttcaaaaaagaggactacCACATGCACATATACTATTGTTCTTACATAAGGATGACAAGTATCCAACTGCTGAGGACATTGATAAAATCATCTCAGCTGAGATACCGGATAAGGAGTTAGATCCTGAATACTATGAAGCTGTGGAGAAGCACATGATGCACGGTCCATGTGGGATGGCTAGGAAAGATTCACCATGTATGGAGAATGGTAAGTGTATACGTCGCTTCCCCAAGAGATTCGTTGAGTACTCAACTGTCGATGATGATGGGTATCCAGTCTACAGACGCAGGGAAGATGGAAGGACTATAAACAAGTCTGGAGTTGATCTTGATAATCGATATGTGGTTCCACATAACAGGCTACTATTGATGAGATATGGGGCTCACATAAATGTTGAGTGGTGTAACCAATCAAGATCAATTAAGTATTTGTTCAAGTACGTTAATAATGGCCATGATCGTGTAACAGCTTCGTTCTACAAGAGTGCCACAGAGAATGCTGACCTGGACGAACACGACGAAGTCAGCATGTACTATGATTGCAGGTACATATCTCCCTGTGAGGCCGCCTGGAGAATCTTTGGTTATAACATACATTATAGAGATCCATCAGTGGTAAGACTAGGGTTTCATTTACCCAATGAACAAAACGTGGTATTTAAAGACCATGAAAACCTTGATGATGTGCTGAGAGAAACATCCGTGAAGGAATCCATGTTCCTAGGATGGTTTCAAGCAAACAAGGATTATACAGAAGCAAGAACACTGACGTATGCAGAGCTCCCCACTAAGTTTGTATGGAAGGCAAAAGAAAGAGTATGGTTGCCCCGAAAAACACATTTTGTGATTGGAAGAATTTTCTATGTGCCTCTAGGATCAGGTGAAAGATATTATTTAAGGCTTCTACTCAATTTCGTCAAGGGACCAACTTCTTTTGAGGATATCAGGACTATAGATGATGTGGTCTATGCTACTTTCAAAGACGCCTGTTATGCACGTGGCCTTTTAGAAAATGAAAAGGAATATATTGAGGCGATCGAGGAAGCCAGCCATTGGGGTTCAGGAACATATTTGAGAAAACTCTTTGCGACACTTTTGTTTTCAAATTCGATGGATACACCAGAACATGTTTGGCAAAAGACATGGACTCTATTATGTGATGACATACTTCATAGGCAGCGAACACTTCTGGACAATTCAG ATTTAGTCCTTACTGAAGATGAGTTGAAGGAGTTGACACTAATAGAAATTGAAAAAATTCTGAACAGCTATAACAAGAGTCTTAGGGATTTTCCACCGATGTCAATTCTGGATATGAGTCAACTTAATAATCAAGTGTATGTTGATGGGATGAATAGGCTAATTTGTGATGAGCTCCGATATGATAGAAGACAACTAGCTTTAGATCATGCTTCTTACATGCAACAACTAACTGACGAGCAAAGAGTTGTGTATGAGCAAGTCATACAAGCAGTTCAAAGCGGCAAAGGGGGCGTATTCTTTTTGTATGGTTACGGTGGAACAGGAAAAACTTTTGTTTGGAAGACATTAGCATCTGCACTGAGATCAAGATCACAAGTTGTACTAACTGTTGCATCAAGTGGGATTGCATCTCTTTTACTACCCGGTGGACGGACAGCACACTCACGATTTGCAATCCCACTCAATTTAGATGAATGCTCAACATGCAATATAAAACAGGGCAGCGCATTAGCTGATTTGTTAATAAAGACTAAGCTAATTATTTGGGATGAGGCTCCTATGGTGAATAGATTTTGTATTGAGGCACTTGACAGGACAATGCGTGATATATTAAGATTCAGCAATCCAAACAGCCTTGATCAGCCTTTTGGAGGGAAGACAGTGGTCTTCGGTGGTGACTTTCGACAAATTCTCCCAGTAATTCCTAAAGGGACTAGACAAGAAATTGTTAACGCCACTATAAACTCATCGTACATATGGGATAGTTGCAAGCTGTTGTCATTGACCAAAAACATGCGATTGAAAGCAGGTGACTCCCACACAAACTCATCCGAGTTAAAAGAGTTTGGTGACTGGATACTAGGTATTGGTGATGGTAGCCACGGAACACCAAGAGATTGTGGTGAGAGGATTGAAATCCCAGAAGACATCCTGGTTAAGGATTGGGATGACCCAATAGAGACGATCTGTAAGGTAACATATCCAGAACTATTTTGCGGGAAAAATATTGATGAACATATTGAAGATAGAGCGATACTAGCACCAACATTGCAAATAGTTGATGAGATAAACAACTACATGATGAGCTTAAATTCTACTGAAGCACAAACATATTACAGCTCAGACAAGGCATGCCCAACAGAATCCAACAATGACTTATTGGCATCCATACACACACCAGAATTCCTAAACACAATCAGATGTTCAGGAATTCCAAATCATGAGTTGACATTAAAGGTTGGAACCCCTATAATGTTACTGAGGAATATAGACCATTTTGCAGGATTGTGCAATGGTACCCGCCTGGTTGTCACTAGGCTTGGGAAACACATCATTGAAGCATGTAGCAAGGTTGGAAAGAACAAAGGTCAGAAGGTGTTTATTCCTAGGATGACTCTAAGCCCATCGGATCATCGAATTCCATTCAAGTTCCAACGGAGACAGTTTCCTATAATGGTGTCTTACGCAATGACTATA